CGCGCCGATAATGTCGAGCCCGCAAGTTTCCGAGCTGAGCGCCCAGCCATCACCGATCTTGCCCAATACCAGTGGGCGCACACCAAGCGCGTCGCGCACGCCGATGAGCTTGGTCCGGGTCATGGCAACGATCGAGAACGCGCCTTCGACGCGGCGCAGCGCGTCTTCCATGCGTTCGGGAATGTTGCGTTGAAGCGACCGGGCCATCAGGTGGATGATGCATTCGCTGTCGCTTGAGCTTTGGAAGATCGAGCCGCGCTCGATCAACTCGCGGCGCAGGGCGTCGGCATTGGTGATATTGCCGTTATGGGCAATCGCTGCGCCGCCCATGGAAAATTCGCCAAAGAAGGGTTGAACGTCGCGGATTTGCGCGGCCTTCGAGCCAGCCGTGGAATAGCGCACATGGCCGATCGCAAGCGGGCCGGGCAGCGTTTCCATCAAGGATTGCTTGGTAAAGTTGTCGCGCACGTAGCCGAACCGACGGGCGGAATTGAACCCCTGCTCGGGGTCGTGGCTGACGATGCCGCCGGCCTCTTGCCCGCGGTGTTGCAGGGCATGCAGGCCGAGGGCCACGAAATTCGCCGCGTCGGTCACGCCGACGACGCCAAAGACGCCGCATTCTTCTTTGAGTTTGTCATCATCAAAAGGATGGGCGGGGGGCATTTGGATGGGCACGGGAGGCAGCTCCGAATCCGTCTGGACGATCCTGCCCTCTTGTAAGGGCTCAGGAAGGCCATGTCACGAAACGATCACAAATGAAACCCGCCAAACGGCAGGCGGCGGTAAAATTTACTCGCTACAGGCGCCAACGAGTTGTTCGTATTGACGGGTGACCCAGCCCAGAGCTTCTTCTGGGTTGTTTTCCTGAATCCGGCCGGTGAAGCGCGAGAAGACGCGGTGAGAGCGGCTGTCGTCGATCATCTGGATGTCTTGGCTGGTGATCACCGTTTCATAGACGAAGAAGGCCACCGCAACGAGCAGCACACCGCGCAGCACGCCAAAGAGGAAGCCGAGCCCCTGGTCGATGCCGCCAAGGGCAGAGCGTTGCACCAGCGAGGAAAACAGCGGCGTAAAGAGCGAGGCCACAACCAGCGCCACCGCAAAGACGGCGGCGAAGCCTGCGATCATCGACAATTCACAGCTGTCGGAAAGGAAATCTCCGAGAACCGGGACTTCCTTGACAAGTGGCTGCACTTGGGGTGCGAACATGAAGGCGAGGATCGCGGCCACGATCCAGCCCGCGATGGCAAGGGATTCGCGCACGATGCCGCGAGAATAGGCCAGAAGTGCCGAGACGACGATAACGAGCGCAACAACGCCGTCGATGATGGTAAAGCCTTCCATGACTGTCCCTTTTTGTTTTTTGCTTGTGCGCTTGCGGTTCAGCCCGCGCCGAAAATTTCACCCACGAATGCGGTCAGGTCGGCCAGTTTAGTGGCCTTGAAACCGCGCGTGCCTGCGGCTTTGCCGCCTGATGGCATGATTGCAGAGGAGAAACCAAGTTTTTGCGCTTCTTTCAACCTGTTTTCGGTTTGAGAGACCGCTCTGAGCGCGCCGGAGAGGCTAATTTCGCCAAAAACCACGGTGTCGGCGGGCAGGCTGGCGTCCTCGCGGGCCGAAAGGAGGGCGGCGGCGACGGCGAGATCGGCGGCGGGTTCGGTGATTTTCATACCGCCCGCGACGTTGAGGTAGACATCAAGCCCGGCGAAGGGAATGCCGCAGCGGGCCTCTAACACGGCGAGGATCATGGCGAGACGGCTGCCATCCCAGCCGACGACGGTGCGGCGGGGTTGCGAATGGGGCGAAGGGGCGACAAGCGCCTGAAACTCAACCAGAACCGGGCGGGTGCCTTCGATCCCGGCGAAGACGGCTGAGCCGGGGCTGGGTTCGCCACGTTCGGAGAGGAACAGGGCGGAGGGGTTCAAAACCTCGCTAAGGCCGGCGCCGGTCATCTCGAAGACGCCGATTTCATCCGCGGGGCCAAAGCGGTTTTTGACGGCGCGCAGGATGCGGAACTGATGGCCGCGCTCGCCCTCGAAATAGAGCACGGTGTCGACCATATGTTCGACCACACGCGGGCCGGCGATTTGGCCATCTTTGGTGACGTGGCCCACAAGGATCACCGAGATGCCCATGCGCTTGGCAAAGCTGGTCAGCTCATGCGCGGCGGCGCGCACCTGAGAGACGGAACCGGGGGCGGAGCCGACGTTATCGGCCCACATCGTCTGGATCGAATCGATGATCGCAAGGGCG
This genomic window from Rhodobacteraceae bacterium D3-12 contains:
- the radA gene encoding DNA repair protein RadA, with product MAKAPSFTCNACGAKHSKWSGRCDACGEWNSIVEEVPLSSGPATKSLGNTRGKPVQLSDLGHEEKPPARTISGLGELDRVLGGGLVPASALLVGGDPGIGKSTLLLQAAAAFATKGLKTIYVSGEEASAQVRMRAQRLGLASAPVQLATETNLRDILTTLEAERPALAIIDSIQTMWADNVGSAPGSVSQVRAAAHELTSFAKRMGISVILVGHVTKDGQIAGPRVVEHMVDTVLYFEGERGHQFRILRAVKNRFGPADEIGVFEMTGAGLSEVLNPSALFLSERGEPSPGSAVFAGIEGTRPVLVEFQALVAPSPHSQPRRTVVGWDGSRLAMILAVLEARCGIPFAGLDVYLNVAGGMKITEPAADLAVAAALLSAREDASLPADTVVFGEISLSGALRAVSQTENRLKEAQKLGFSSAIMPSGGKAAGTRGFKATKLADLTAFVGEIFGAG
- a CDS encoding CvpA family protein, which translates into the protein MEGFTIIDGVVALVIVVSALLAYSRGIVRESLAIAGWIVAAILAFMFAPQVQPLVKEVPVLGDFLSDSCELSMIAGFAAVFAVALVVASLFTPLFSSLVQRSALGGIDQGLGFLFGVLRGVLLVAVAFFVYETVITSQDIQMIDDSRSHRVFSRFTGRIQENNPEEALGWVTRQYEQLVGACSE